Genomic DNA from Bacteroides zhangwenhongii:
CTTCGCTCCGTTATGGCTGACGTTCATCGGATTACTTTGTACTACGATATGGCTGTATAATATACAAATTGCCGGCTATGGCTCTTGGGAAATAACTCTATTGGGCAATGCAGTAACCTGGATATGTGCCGTGGCAACTATTATTACGGAATGGATGAGTGCAAAAGGTCATTTGAACAGAAACAATCGTTGGTTTGTCAGTCTTCTTTCGTTGGCTACCATTCTACACACCAGCTTTTTGTTAATGGCGGCCATCTGTGATGATTATACCATATTATCTGTTCCTCTCATAACTACTGTCCTTCTATTCGCAGCGGGACTTTGGTACGGATGGAGAGAAAAGAGTCTGTTCTATCTAGCTATCATTCCTTTTGCCACATTAATGAATTTATTGACTACATTCATATCTAAAAGTGATCTTAGGGATGTTCAGATATTCTTCTATGGAGGAATCATTGTCATCACCGGGACAACTTTACTTATTTACATCATTCTTCATCTAAAAAAGCAATGGTATGGCACAGAAGCATAACCTCACTATTCAAGTCGTATCTATTATCGGGGGAATCCTGACGGCTATTTTCTTTCTGGGATTTCTGGCACTTGCCAGAATCATTCAATCCGAGATTTCCAGTCTGATTATAGGAACTTTGTTAATCATTACTACGTTAATAATCAGCCGCGTCGTTATCCGGCCTTTTCTGGATGCGATGAACATCACTTTATATATAGCAGGATGCGTATTGGCAGGCTTTGGCATGAGTGCTAATATTCATGCCCTCTTCTTTATACTTATAATAATCAGTATACTCACTTTCTTTTTATCGAGAGGATTCATTCTCCCCTTTCTTTCAGTCATTCTGTTTAATATATCTTTATTTGGAGAAGTTGCCTATGTCTTTTCTTCATTTTATCCCCTGCAAATAGCAGTAATCCCTATCCTCGGAGCATTTCTATTTATCAATGCTTTCGAAAAGCTGTTTGAGGGTACAGAGACGAAAAATTACTTTTCCAAATACAGACCATTTCATGCCGGTTTATTTATATCCAGTATCGTCTCACTGGGAGGATTATCAATCAGCGACCTGGTATCGGAAACAAATAGCTGGCTCGTATCGGGCATATTGTCCGTTTATATATGGGTAGGACTTCTCATCATGATTCAACAAATCATACAGGTCATGAAAGGGGATAATCCTGTGAATCAGGTTGGTATCTATATTCTTTGTATTATCATTTGTCTGCCTACCGTATTTGCTCCTTATTTATCCGGTAGTTTGCTACTGATTTTAATATGTTTTCATTATGGTTATAGAGCAGAGTGTGCCGCTGCACTCCTTCTCTTTATCTATGCCGTTTCCAAATACTATTATGATTTGAATTTGAGCCTGCTCACCAAATCCATTACGCTTTTCTTCATCGGAATTGCATGTATTACAGCCTGGTATTTCTTCACTCAAAAAAGAACAAGACATGAAAAAATATAGCCGAATATTGATTATCGTAAACCTGATACTGTTACTAGGGTATTTCAACTGGTCGGTTTATAAGAAAGAGCAAATCTTGAAAGACGGACGGTTGGTTTTGTTACAGTTAGTTCCTGTCGATCCCCGCTCTCTTATGCAAGGAGACTATATGAGACTTAACTACCAGGAAGCCTCATCAGCTCCGGTAGACGAACAAACTGCCACACGCGGTTATGCCGTACTTCGAACTGACAGTAATCAGGTAGGAGAAATAGTGCGACTGCAAAATACTTTAGAACCTGTAAATAGTGATGAACTGGTCATCAAATATAAAATAGTACATCACAGGCTCTTCCTCGGTGCCGAATCTTTCTTCTTCGAAGAAGGACAGGATACCCTTTATCAAAAAGCCGTATATGGCGGACTGAAAGTGAATGATAAAGGACAAAACTTACTTGTAGGACTGTATGATAAAGACTTTCATCGTATTCAACCTGGCAAATAAAAAACGAAAGAGGTTGTATCAAAACGCCGACACAACCTTTTACATTTATGCTTTCAAGCATTTATTTTCAGATAATATACTTTTCATAGAAATATGCAATATCCATCACTTCAATATCAGATTTATTATTCATCAATCGCCTTATTCTATTTCTACATTGTTCTACCTTCTTGGTTTGAAACAATAAAATGACCTTCTCATGAATAGGCAAATGAGTATAAAACAAAGGCTTTGTATAAACTAACTTAGCTTTTATATCTTGAATGAAGGATGAATTAAGTTCATTTGTTTCTACCCTAAATTTAGCATCAACCAGAAGCATCTTTTTATTGCTGAGTAACGCAACAAAATCCATCGTACTATTCAGACAACGATGTTGTCTTCTCGCTTGTGCTATCTCCCATCGGTCAACGTCAACCACTAAAATTGTTCTTTTACACTCTGGGATTTTTTTAGGAGCTCCTTCCCGAATAAGCAATTCATCCAAACTAACATAAAATGCAGAATACAGCTTTACAAATTCTTCAGAAAAACAATAAGAGTCTATCGAAAGGCACTTACATTGCAACTTATTCGCAGGCTCCATACTCATCAATTTTATCTAAGGATTTATTAAATGATTTAAAAATAGGATCTATGTCAAGACCTAAATCACGATATGTATATTCATAAGGAGTGTCTTCCGAATCCTCGGCTAAATAAAAGTTTAATTTGTCTTGCACTTCCTCTTTCGCGGCAATATATCGAATAGCACTTATCATATCTGTACTATGACTGGCTACAAAAAACTTTACTCCAATCTCTTTATGGAGCAAGACAATCATCCGTGCATATTCCACGATCCATTGAGGGTGTAAATGAGCTTCCGGCTCATCAATAATAAGTAGTGTGTCTTTTTGAAGAAAACCATTCTTCAACAGCAGTTGTAAAATAGAAAATGATTTTATTCCTGTGGCACAATCTTTCAAATCGAATATTTTTCCATCGTCTCTTTTATAAGACAATTTTGGGTTACGAATATCGTCTTTTTCTATAAGAGGCTCCCCTTTCATTATTTGAGTAAGATTCTTATATAAAGGAACTTTTTCGCCTATTTGAGAATGATCATTCAATAAAGTTGATAACTTCATCCAATAATCTTTACCACCAGTCAATTGACTCCCTACTATCATCGGAGTATCAATATAGGCAACTCTTTTTATATAATGAAGTAAAGGAACCGACTTCGTCTCTCCACCTGCAAAAGAAACCCCATATTCTCGAATCACCCATTTTTGAGGATACACACCTTTCAAATAAAAATCCAGATAATCGTGTAGTAAGAAATATCGTCGCTTTTCTTTATCTCTCGATGCGCCATCAAACAATGCTTCTATTTCTTTATAAAATAGACCTAACAATTCATCCAAATCATCTAGCGAATCGTCAAACATATTCTTGATAATTCGCACAATGCGTTTACAAGAATTTATTATATCCTCATCTTTCTGATTGTATACAAAATCTTTGTAAGATAGAAAACGAGTAAACAATTCCTCTACATATTGCAAATACTTCATTTTATCTGCGACAGAAACAGGACGTAAAATAATTGAATTGACAGATGTGAGACCGTTTACTTCCCTCTCTATTTGCCTTAAAACTTCAACATAACGAAGCAATTCATCATTTAAAGCAGAATCTATTATTTCATTAAAATGATTCGCATAATAAAATGAATAATACAACAGTTGTGACAAACTACTCTTTCCACAACCATTAATACCGGATACAACCGTTATTCCATTCAAAGCGATATCCGCCTTCTTTACAGCCTTAAAATTCTCAACCGACAGTTCTACTATTTTATCCATACAGATATATTCTATAATATAGATGATATGCAAAGATAAGAAACAAAAAGAGATTCTTTTAAGTTTCAGAACAGTTTATAACAAAAAAGTCGCTTTCGGTAAACCGAAAGCGACTTCTATATTCATTCTGCGAAAGCCGGAATTACATCATTCCACCCATGCCTCCCATTCCGGGAGCACCCATCGGCATTTCTGGCTTATCTTCCTTCTTTTCTACGATTACACATTCAGTAGTCAGGAACATACCAGCGATAGAAGCTGCATTTTCCAAAGCTACACGAGCAACCTTAGCAGGGTCTACTACACCGGCAGCGTGCAAGTTTTCGTAAACATCCGTACGGGCATTGTAACCGAAGTCACCCTTTCCTTCACGTACTTTCTGAACAACTACAGCACCTTCTTTACCGGCATTAGCTACAATCTCACGAAGCGGTTCCTCGATGGCGCGTTTGATGATACCAATACCGGTTGTCTCATCAGCATTGTCACCTGTCAGACCTTCCAAAGATTCGATGGCACGGATGTAAGCTACGCCACCACCCGGAATAATACCTTCTTCGATAGCAGCACGGGTTGCACGCAATGCGTCATCTACACGGTCTTTCTTTTCTTTCATTTCCACTTCAGAAGCAGCACCTACATAGAGAACAGCTACACCACCTGACAATTTAGCCAGACGTTCCTGCAATTTCTCGCGGTCATAATCAGACTTAGTTGAAGCAATCTGAGCTTTGATCTGTTCGCAACGTTCTTTGATGTTGGCTTTGTCACCTGCACCGTTTACGATTGTTGTATTGTCTTTAGAAACAGTAACCTTGTCGGCAGTACCCAACATTTCGATGGTAGCCTGTTCCAGTTTCAAACCTTTTTCTTCACTGATAACAACACCACCTGTCAGGATAGCAATATCTTCAAGCATTTCTTTACGACGATCACCGAAGCCCGGAGCCTTCACTGCACAAATCTTCAATTGAGAACGCAGACGGTTTACTACCAATGTAGTCAACGCTTCGCTATCTACATCTTCTGCAATTACCAACAGAGGACGACCTGTCTGTACAGCCGGTTCAAGGATAGGCAAGAAATCTTTCAGGTTAGAAATCTTCTTGTCGTAGATCAGGATGTAAGGTTTCTCCATCTCACATTCCATCTTTTCCGTATTTGTTACGAAATAAGCCGACAAGTAACCACGGTCGAACTGCATACCTTCCACTACGCCGATGGTAGTATCAGTACCCTTAGCTTCTTCGATAGTGATAACACCGTCTTTAGAAACTTTACGCATAGCGTCAGCAATCAATTTACCGATTACCGGATCATTGTTTGCAGATACAGTAGCCACTTGCTCGATCTTATCGTAGTTGTCACCTACTGTTTCAGCTTGGTTCTTGATTGATTCCACCACTTTGGCAACAGCCTTGTCGATACCGCGTTTGATATCCATCGGGCTGGCACCTGCTGTTACGTTCTTCAAACCTTCAGCTACGATAGCCTGAGCAAGAACAGTTGCAGTAGTTGTACCGTCACCTGCATCGTCACCTGTCTTAGAAGCGACCTCTTTTACCAACTGTGCACCAGTATTCTGATAAGCGTCAGCCAATTCGATTTCTTTAGCTACTGTCACACCGTCTTTTGTGATGTGCGGAGCACCGAACTTCTTCTCAATGATAACGTTACGTCCTTTCGGACCAAGAGTTACTTTTACTGCATTCGCCAAAGCGTCGACACCTTTTTTCAATTGGTCACGGGCATCGATATTGAATAATATTTCTTTTGCCATCTCTTTATTTACTATTTAAAATTTTACTATCTACTATTATTAATTAACCCAAAACAGCGAGAACGTCGCTCTGACGCATAATTAGATATTTAGTACCTTCAACGTCAAGTTCTGTTCCGGCATATTTACCATAAAGAACTGTATCGCCTACTTTCAATACCATTTCTTCGTCTTTCGTACCGTGACCTACTGCCACAACTTCACCCTTCAAAGGTTTTTCTTTTGCTGTATCAGGAATAATGATACCACCAATTGTTTTTTCTTCTGCAGGTGCAGGGAGGATAAGCACTCTGTCTGCTAATGGTTTAATGTTCATAGTTACTTTTATATTTTAGTTATACATTTAATGTTTAGATGTTACCCGTCATTTTTAGGCGGAACGCTAAAAACATTGCGAAAAGTGTGCCAAAGCAGTTTAGTGATTCTTTGTCAGAAATTGAACTGACAAAATGGCTGTCCGCCTACCTCGTTATGGCAAAAACAAATGATTCCCGTGCGAAAGTTTTCGCACAGGAATCATATTATACCTTATTATAACATGAGTTTGATATATTAATAGCCTTCACCTTTTCACTGTAACTCCTTATTCATCGGTGTTAGCGGGTGAAGGGCGACATCTTCACCCGCACTTACACCTCAGGTCCATTAATAACAAGCTTGCTTTCCATAGGCACTAAACTTCTTTTCTATTATAGATAAACCTCCCTTCTTCCGAATATAAAATTCTTTTGCACCAGTCGCAATCTATAAACGCAAGTTGCGTTTGTAAAAACAAAGCTTGCGTTTATAAAAACAAAGGCTTCGTTTTTATAATCAAAGCCTTCGTTTATAGTTTATCCATAACCCAAAAGAAGTTCAGTGCCTATAAAAAGGGAGTTCGGATCTTATAGGAATGAGGTTTATCTACAATATACGCCCGCCATCAGACCAATTGTCGGTATGCATAGAAAGCCTTAAAAAAAGAGAAAAGAGGGTGAAAGATATGCCCTTCACCAGCTAACGCCCATGAATAAGGCGTTATAGCGAAAAGGTGAAGGGCATACCACATTTGTACGACACACGGACATCATACAACTTAATTCCGGTAAATCAGACAGATAGAAAGTCTTTTCTTACTTTTCTTCGGCCTCAGTCAAGCCATACTTCGCTCTTGTGATTTTCCGTACAAGTTCCCTTTGAACACTTTCCAATGCGTTCACTTCTTTATCCAACAGTTCCAAAGCTGAACCTTTCTGTAACAGATAAGAACGGTCTGAGTATTTTATCATGGAAGTGGGCACTGCCTTATTATCCTTTTTATATTGTTCAATCATATATCGCAAAGCTTCCGATCTATATTTACAAACGGTCTTCCGTTCCGCATAATATAATTCTTTGTAAGCATTGTCTTCACTTCTCAACTTCTTCCAAAAAGCAGAAAAAGCTGCCGACAACGCCTCTTTCTCTTCCTTAGATACAACCTCCGTTTGTCTCTTTTTAAGTTCCCTATATTCCTTATATGTATTTAAGAACTTATCCAGCGCATCTTTACAGACTTTATGTTCAAACCGGTAATTTTCCAATGAAGCAGGACGGTTATACTCAACAATCTCCTGCAGGTAAGGCACATCATTCCAACTGATATACTTATTATTCGCTTCACAATAGTCTGCGTAAGCACTCACAAGTTGCCAACTATACTCTTTTGTTTTCTGATTCAGTTCTTCATTGATGGCCGACAAACTTTTCTCCATTTCCTGTAAATCCTGCGCTAATGCGGTCTGCATACTCCCCCATCCCGAAATGAATAGACAAAGGACGCCTAATAATGTTGTTTTCATAATAATAAATTAAAATTAAGTAAGTAAATGCACAGTTTGCCATGCTTTATTATCTTCTTCCATGAGGTTTCATTTTTTCATAATACAAATATAGGAATTTCCAGCGAACCACCTCACTTCGCCTGTTTATTTTCTTTTATTGCAAAAAACTTAAATATTGAAATAGTGTTCGTATCTTTGCACCGGCTAACTAATAATCTCTTTATTTTTATTACAATATGGCATTTACGAATAATATTATGATTGTCCGGCACAAATTGCTGGCAGACCTTGTAAGACTCTGGAAAAACGACCAGTTAATAGAAAAGATAGACCGGCTCCCCGTAGAACTGAGTCCCCGAAGATCGAAGCCGATGGGACGTTGCTGCATACATAAAGAACGGGCGGTATGGAGATATAAGACTTTTCCTTTGATGGGATTGGATATGACGGATGAACATGATGAAGTCGCTCCCCTTTCTGATTATGCGCGTATGGCATTGAGCCGCCCCGAGCCGAATAAGGAAAATATCATGTGTGTGATTGACGAAGCATGTTCTTCCTGTGTCCAAATCAACTATGAGATTACCAATCTTTGTCGCGGATGCGTAGCCCGCAGTTGCTATATGAACTGCCCCAAAGACGCTATACGCTTCAAAAAGAACGGTCAGGCGATGATTGACCATGACACTTGCGTCAGTTGCGGTATTTGCCATAAGAGTTGTCCTTATCATGCCATTGTGTATATCCCCGTGCCATGTGAAGAGTCTTGTCCGGTAAAAGCGATCAGCAAAGACGAACATGGCATAGAGCATATCGACGAAAGTAAATGTATCTATTGCGGTAAATGTCTGAACGCTTGTCCGTTCGGTGCAATCTTTGAGATTTCACAGACATTCGATGTCCTGCAGCATATCCGTAAAGGAGAAAAGTTGGTTGCCATCGTTGCACCGTCCATTCTCGGGCAGTTCAACACAACCATAGAAAAGGTATACGGGGCATTTAAGGAAATAGGGTTCGCCGATGTCATTGAGGTTGCTGAAGGTGCCATGCAGACTACCAGCAACGAAGCTCACGAGTTATTGGAGAAGTTGGAAGAGGGACAGAAATTCATGACCACTTCTTGTTGCCCTTCCTACATAGAGTTAGTCGAAAAACATATTCCGGGAATGAAACCATACGTATCTTCCACCGGTTCACCCATGTATTATGCCGCACGGATCGCCAAAGAAAAACACCCGGACGCAAAAATCGTATTCGTCGGCCCCTGTATAGCCAAGCGTAAAGAAGTCCGACGCGACGAAGCGGTAGACTACATTCTGACATTTGAGGAAATAGGTTCTATTCTTGATGGATTCGATATCCAACTGGAACAAATGCAAGAATTTTCCATTCTGCACACTTCCGTCCGCGAAGCACACGGGTTTGCCCAAGCAGGCGGCGTGATGGGGGCTGTCAAGGCTTACTTGAAAGAAGAAGCGGAGAAAATCAACGCAATACAGGTATCGGACATCAATAAGAAGAATATCGCTCTGTTACGCGCTTGCGCCAAGACGGGAAAAGCTGCCGGACAATTCATCGAAGTGATGGCTTGCGAAGGCGGATGTATCACCGGTCCAAGTACGCATAACGATATTGTTTCAGGACGTCGCCAACTGGTACAAGAGCTTCTCAAACGCAAAGAGAGCTATGAAACAATGGATCGATAGGCTACGGCGGGAAAGAACCCTCCGACCGGAAGAGTTCCGGCAACTGTTGACTGAATGTGACGCAGAACTGCTGCGTTACATCAACAAACAGGCGCAGGAAGTCAGTCTCCTTCATTTTGGAAACAAGATTTATATCCGTGGACTGATTGAAATCAGTAATTGCTGCCGGAACAACTGCTATTACTGCGGCATTCGTAAAGGTAATCCAAACATCGAGCGTTATCGTCTGACGCAGGAAAGCATATTGGACTGTTGCAAACAGGGATATGAGTCAGGTTTCCGTACTTTCGTCCTGCAAGGTGGAGAAGATCCCGTTTTGACAGATGATAAGATAGAGAGGATAGTCACAAACATCCGGCAAGAATACCCGGACTGTGCCATTACATTATCACTCGGAGAGAAGTCCCGCAATACGTATGAACGTTTTTTCAAAGCAGGCGCCAACCGTTATCTGCTACGCCACGAAACTTACAACGAGGCGCATTACCAACAGCTGCATCCGACGGAGATGTCCGTCAAGCGGCGTTTGCAATGTCTGCAAGATTTAAAAGACATCGGTTACCAGACAGGAACCGGAATTATGGTCGGCAGTCCCGGACAGACAGTAGAAGATATTGTCGAAGATATCTTATTTATAGAACAGCTCCGTCCGGAAATGATCGGCATGGGTCCTTTCTTGCCGCATCACGATACCCCTTTTGCCCAATACCCAAGTGGAACAGTGGCACAGACAGTTCTCCTATTATCCATCTTCCGCCTGATGCATCCATCTGCATTGATTCCGGCAACAACGGCTTTAGCGACTCTTGCCTCCGACGGAAGAGAACGGGGAATATTGGCAGGCGCCAATGTAGTAATGCCTAACCTCTCTCCGCACGAGGAACGGAAGAAATATGAGTTATATAATGACAAAGCTTCACTCGGAGCGGAATCCGCCGAAGGCTTGATTGCCCTACAAAAACAGCTGAATGCCATCGGCTACGAGATTTCCACTGAAAGAGGGGACTTTATACAGTGCACCACAGATTACACGGATTTTCACAGATTTATTTCGATTCATTCTTAATCTGTGAAAATCCGTGTAATCTGTGGTGAAAATGAAAAAAGAGAAAATATATGATATACCAAAAAGATTCATCAAAAGCAGAAGAGTTTATCCACCACGAAGAAATTCTGGATACACTGGAATACGCTAAAAACAATAAAGACAACCGTGCACTTATCGAGCAGCTGATTGAAAAGGCCTCCCATTGTAAAGGATTGAGCCATCGCGAAGCAGCCCTGTTGCTGGAATGCAACCAGCCCGACCTTATAGAACGCATATTTCATCTTGCTAAAGAAATCAAGCAAAAATTCTATGGTAACCGCATCGTGATGTTCGCGCCACTCTATCTGTCGAACTATTGTGTAAACGGTTGTACATATTGTCCGTATCACGCCAAGAACAAGACAATTACCCGCAAGAAACTGACACAGGAAGAGATTCGCCGGGAAGTGATCGCCTTACAAGACATGGGGCACAAGCGTCTTGCTCTTGAAGCCGGAGAACATCCATCGCTGAATCCGATAGAATATATCCTGGAGTCCATAAAAACAATTTATAGCATTCAACATAAGAACGGTGCCATCCGCCGGGTGAATGTCAACATCGCTGCTACTACGGTAGAAAATTATCGTAAACTGAAAGAAGCGGGTATCGGTACCTACATTCTATTTCAGGAAACCTATCACAAGGAAAACTACGAAACCCTCCATCCTACCGGACCGAAAAGTAACTATGCTTACCATACGGAAGCAATGGACCGTGCAATGGAAGGAGGTATTGACGATGTGGGGATTGGAGTTCTTTTCGGTCTGAATACTTATCGGTATGATTTTGTAGGATTGTTAATGCACGCCGAACACCTGGAAGCTAAGTTCGGTGTAGGACCACATACCATCAGCGTCCCCCGAATCTGTTCGGCAGATGATATTGACGCCGGAGATTTTCCCAATGCCATCTCAGATGAAATATTCAGCAAGATTGTGGCTGTGATTCGGATTGCCGTTCCTTATACGGGAATGATTATTTCCACCCGTGAATCACAGGAATCCCGTAAAAAAGTTCTCGAACTGGGTATCTCGCAAATCAGTGGCGGCTCACGTACCAGTGTAGGCGGTTATGCCGAAACAGAATTGCCCGAAAACAACTCCGCTCAATTTGATGTCAGCGACACACGGACATTGGACGAAGTGGTCAACTGGCTACTCGAACTAGGCTATATCCCTAGTTTCTGCACTGCCTGCTACCGGGAAGGACGGACGGGAGACCGCTTCATGTCATTAGTCAAATCCGGTCAGATAGCAAATTGCTGCGGACCGAACGCTCTGATGACCTTGAAAGAGTATCTGGAAGACTATGCCTCCGAAGATACCCGTCGGAAAGGATTGGAGCTGATTTCCAAAGAAACGGAACGAATTCCCAATCCCAAAATCAGAGAAATAGCTATCCGTAACTTAAAAGAAATTTCCAACGGTAAAAGAGATTTTCGCTTATGAGCCTGACAGATACTCCAAATGCCAACAGACTTCATATAGCCCTTTTCGGCAGACGGAACAGCGGTAAATCTTCTCTTATCAATGCATTGACAGGACAAGATACCGCCCTCGTTTCAGATACTCCGGGAACGACTACCGACCTTGTATCCAAAGCTATGGAAATGCAAGGTATTGGTCCGTGTTTGTTTATAGATACTCCGGGGTTCGATGATGAGGGAGAGCTGGGAGAGCTGCGTATCAGTCGGACTTTAAAGGCTATTGAGAAAACGGATATTGCATTGCTGCTATGTGGGGATACTACCTTTTTTCATGAAAAAGAGATGCTAGCACTATTGAAAGAGAAGAATATCCCTGTCATTCCGGTATTGAATAAAATAGATATAAGAGAGAACAATGATAGCTTAGCTACATACATTGAGAAAGAATGTAAAATACGTCCGTTGCTCGTCAGTGCAAAAGAAGAGATAGGAATCGAGCAAATCCGGCAGGCAATTCTTGAAAAACTGCCTTCGGATTTCGGTCAGCAAAGCATTACCGGAGAGCTTACCGCAGAGAATGATCTTGTTCTTCTTGTCATGCCGCAGGATATCCAAGCTCCCAAAGGCAGACTTATCCTGCCGCAAGTGCAAACAATCCGTGAATTGCTGGACAAGAAATGCCTTGTTGTGAGTTGCACTACCGACAAGTTGACAGAGACATTACAAGCTCTCGTCCGTCCTCCGAAACTAATCATCACCGACTCGCAAGTTTTCAAGGCTGTTTATGAACAGAAACCGGAAGAAAGTAAACTGACCTCTTTTTCGGTACTTTTTGCCGGTTATAAGGGAGACATTCATTACTACGTAGAAAGCGCCGCCGTCATTGAAAGCCTGACGGAGGATTCATGCGTATTGATTGCGGAGGCCTGTACCCATGCTCCCCTTACCGAAGATATAGGAAGAGTGAAACTTCCCCGCCTATTACGCAAACGAATTGGCGAAAAGTTACAAATCGACATTGTAGGCGGAACGGATTTCCCTCAGGATCTCACGCCTTACGACTTGATTATCCATTGCGGAGCATGTATGTTCAACCGCAAATATGTGCTAAGCCGCATCGAACGTGCACGGGAGCAGCACATCCCCATGACAAATTATGGAGTGGCTATCGCCTACCTCAACGGAATACTTGACCAAATAGAATATTAAACAGTACACACGAAAAGAAAAAATAAGGTGCCGCTGATTGTGAAGTCAACGACACCTTACTTATTTTATATTCCTACTATCTCTTATCTTATAGCGGCAATCAATTCTTCCGCCGAAACAAGATTCTGTTCTCCTGTCTCCATATTCTTTAACATCGCTTTGCCTTCACTCATTTCGTTTTCACCGACGATAGCTACAAACGGAATGTTCTTTGCATTGGCATAGCTCATCTGCTTCTTCATCTTAGCCGCATCGGGGAAAATCTCCGCACGGATACCGGCAGCACGTACTTTCGACAAAATGCCCATAGAGAATGCGGCTTCCTTCTCACCGAAGTTAATAAACAAGAGTTCGGTTCCATTCACAGCTTCTTTAGGATAAAGGTCGAGT
This window encodes:
- a CDS encoding DUF5039 domain-containing protein → MKTTLLGVLCLFISGWGSMQTALAQDLQEMEKSLSAINEELNQKTKEYSWQLVSAYADYCEANNKYISWNDVPYLQEIVEYNRPASLENYRFEHKVCKDALDKFLNTYKEYRELKKRQTEVVSKEEKEALSAAFSAFWKKLRSEDNAYKELYYAERKTVCKYRSEALRYMIEQYKKDNKAVPTSMIKYSDRSYLLQKGSALELLDKEVNALESVQRELVRKITRAKYGLTEAEEK
- a CDS encoding AAA family ATPase, which codes for MDKIVELSVENFKAVKKADIALNGITVVSGINGCGKSSLSQLLYYSFYYANHFNEIIDSALNDELLRYVEVLRQIEREVNGLTSVNSIILRPVSVADKMKYLQYVEELFTRFLSYKDFVYNQKDEDIINSCKRIVRIIKNMFDDSLDDLDELLGLFYKEIEALFDGASRDKEKRRYFLLHDYLDFYLKGVYPQKWVIREYGVSFAGGETKSVPLLHYIKRVAYIDTPMIVGSQLTGGKDYWMKLSTLLNDHSQIGEKVPLYKNLTQIMKGEPLIEKDDIRNPKLSYKRDDGKIFDLKDCATGIKSFSILQLLLKNGFLQKDTLLIIDEPEAHLHPQWIVEYARMIVLLHKEIGVKFFVASHSTDMISAIRYIAAKEEVQDKLNFYLAEDSEDTPYEYTYRDLGLDIDPIFKSFNKSLDKIDEYGACE
- a CDS encoding co-chaperone GroES, with the translated sequence MNIKPLADRVLILPAPAEEKTIGGIIIPDTAKEKPLKGEVVAVGHGTKDEEMVLKVGDTVLYGKYAGTELDVEGTKYLIMRQSDVLAVLG
- a CDS encoding DUF4401 domain-containing protein — translated: MAQKHNLTIQVVSIIGGILTAIFFLGFLALARIIQSEISSLIIGTLLIITTLIISRVVIRPFLDAMNITLYIAGCVLAGFGMSANIHALFFILIIISILTFFLSRGFILPFLSVILFNISLFGEVAYVFSSFYPLQIAVIPILGAFLFINAFEKLFEGTETKNYFSKYRPFHAGLFISSIVSLGGLSISDLVSETNSWLVSGILSVYIWVGLLIMIQQIIQVMKGDNPVNQVGIYILCIIICLPTVFAPYLSGSLLLILICFHYGYRAECAAALLLFIYAVSKYYYDLNLSLLTKSITLFFIGIACITAWYFFTQKRTRHEKI
- the groL gene encoding chaperonin GroEL (60 kDa chaperone family; promotes refolding of misfolded polypeptides especially under stressful conditions; forms two stacked rings of heptamers to form a barrel-shaped 14mer; ends can be capped by GroES; misfolded proteins enter the barrel where they are refolded when GroES binds) is translated as MAKEILFNIDARDQLKKGVDALANAVKVTLGPKGRNVIIEKKFGAPHITKDGVTVAKEIELADAYQNTGAQLVKEVASKTGDDAGDGTTTATVLAQAIVAEGLKNVTAGASPMDIKRGIDKAVAKVVESIKNQAETVGDNYDKIEQVATVSANNDPVIGKLIADAMRKVSKDGVITIEEAKGTDTTIGVVEGMQFDRGYLSAYFVTNTEKMECEMEKPYILIYDKKISNLKDFLPILEPAVQTGRPLLVIAEDVDSEALTTLVVNRLRSQLKICAVKAPGFGDRRKEMLEDIAILTGGVVISEEKGLKLEQATIEMLGTADKVTVSKDNTTIVNGAGDKANIKERCEQIKAQIASTKSDYDREKLQERLAKLSGGVAVLYVGAASEVEMKEKKDRVDDALRATRAAIEEGIIPGGGVAYIRAIESLEGLTGDNADETTGIGIIKRAIEEPLREIVANAGKEGAVVVQKVREGKGDFGYNARTDVYENLHAAGVVDPAKVARVALENAASIAGMFLTTECVIVEKKEDKPEMPMGAPGMGGMGGMM
- a CDS encoding GDYXXLXY domain-containing protein, translating into MKKYSRILIIVNLILLLGYFNWSVYKKEQILKDGRLVLLQLVPVDPRSLMQGDYMRLNYQEASSAPVDEQTATRGYAVLRTDSNQVGEIVRLQNTLEPVNSDELVIKYKIVHHRLFLGAESFFFEEGQDTLYQKAVYGGLKVNDKGQNLLVGLYDKDFHRIQPGK
- a CDS encoding DUF2157 domain-containing protein; this translates as MEKPDFSPLSRQALHADKKQWNQFLSIFLLAVGVGFTVAGIVFFFAYNWDELPKFAKLGMVEVLLVASVLLATFTRWSKLVKQILLTGATFLIGTLFAVFGQIYQTGADAYDLFLGWTLFTILWAIAIRFAPLWLTFIGLLCTTIWLYNIQIAGYGSWEITLLGNAVTWICAVATIITEWMSAKGHLNRNNRWFVSLLSLATILHTSFLLMAAICDDYTILSVPLITTVLLFAAGLWYGWREKSLFYLAIIPFATLMNLLTTFISKSDLRDVQIFFYGGIIVITGTTLLIYIILHLKKQWYGTEA